In one Juglans regia cultivar Chandler chromosome 11, Walnut 2.0, whole genome shotgun sequence genomic region, the following are encoded:
- the LOC108992180 gene encoding 14 kDa proline-rich protein DC2.15-like, which yields MVSNKLSAAILVISLLVYFTVSSACGICNPSPKPTPSPAPMAKCPKDTLKLGVCVDLLGLVNLELGSPPSSKCCTLLGGLADLEAALCLCTAIKANVLGINLNVPVTLSLLASACQKSVPPGFVCE from the coding sequence ATGGTTTCCAACAAGCTCTCCGCTGCCATTTTAGTCATCTCTCTCCTTGTCTACTTCACAGTCTCTAGTGCATGTGGTATATGCAACCCCAGCCCCAAGCCCACTCCTTCGCCTGCGCCCATGGCAAAATGCCCCAAGGATACATTGAAGCTTGGAGTTTGCGTCGACCTTCTTGGACTGGTTAACCTTGAGCTTGGATCCCCTCCTTCCAGCAAGTGTTGCACATTGCTTGGAGGCTTGGCTGACCTTGAAGCTGCACTATGTCTTTGCACTGCCATTAAGGCCAATGTGCTTGGAATTAACTTGAACGTGCCTGTTACACTTAGTTTGCTTGCTAGTGCTTGCCAGAAGTCAGTTCCTCCTGGTTTCGTATGTGAATAA
- the LOC108992245 gene encoding vesicle-associated membrane protein 711, translating into MAILYALVARGSVLLAEFSATSTNASAIARQILEKIPGNTDTHVSYSQDRYIFHVKRTDGLTVLCMADENAGRRIPFAFLEDIHQRFVRTYGRAVHSAHAYGMNDEFSRVLSQQMEYYSNDPNADRINRLKGEMSQVRNVMIENIDKVLERGDRLELLVDKTANMQGNTFRFRKQARRFRSTVWWRNVKLTAALILLLLVIVYVVLAFVCHGLTLPSCLT; encoded by the exons ATGGCAATTCTCTACGCTCTGGTGGCACGGGGATCGGTGCTTCTGGCCGAGTTCAGTGCCACCTCGACCAACGCGAGCGCCATCGCGCGGCAGATTCTCGAAAAGATACCCGGGAACACCGACACCCACGTCTCCTACTCTCAGGACCGTTACATCTTCCACGTCAAGCGCACCGACGGCCTCACCGTCCTCTGTATGGCCGACGAGAACGCCGGAA GAAGAATCCCATTTGCGTTTCTCGAAGACATTCATCAGAGATTTGTGAGGACTTACGGGCGTGCAGTTCATTCTGCCCATGCTTATGGCATGAATGATGAATTCTCAAGGGTTTTGAGCCAGCAAATGGAATACTACTCGAACGACCCAAATGCTGATAGGATAAATCGACTAAAAGGTGAAATGAGTCAG GTGCGAAACGTCATGATAGAGAATATTGACAAAGTTCTAGAGAGAGGCGACCGCCTGGAATTGCTGGTTGACAAAACTGCAAACATGCAAGGAAACACCTTCCGCTTCAGAAAGCAAGCTCGTCGTTTTAGAAGCACAGTGTGGTGGAGAAACGTCAAGCTCAC CGCTGCACTGATACTCTTGCTGCTGGTGATTGTTTATGTTGTACTGGCTTTCGTCTGCCATGGTCTCACCCTTCCTTCCTGCCTTACGTGA
- the LOC108992236 gene encoding protein FAR1-RELATED SEQUENCE 6-like, translating into MEEVCLNSEPVFDEGDEYDVEGDCTVAEHDDETEETQLRKGPPSPTVGLEFDSFDEAYDFYNIYAKEQGFGIRVSNSWFRSKRKERYRAKLSCSSAGFKKKSEANNPRPETRTGCPAMIVIKLVDSKRWRIVEVELGHNHQVSPQIKRFYKSHKRMILAAKKAQPPPEPVAEIHTIKLYRTAVINTGHYEYPNFSEIEGINPVDNSKHLELKEGDAHAVYNYFCRMKLTNPNFFYLFDLDDDGRLRNVFWADARSRASYSYFCDTVAIDTTCLANKYEVPLLSFVSVNHHGQSVLLGCGFLGHESVEYFVWILRAWLKCMLGRPPQVIVTDLCKPLQSAVSEVFPNAHHCYCMWYIMQRVPEKLGGLKGFEAIKRQLNKAVYDSLKIAEFETSWADMIKWHKLGDNKWLQALYEDRQLWVPVYLKDIFFAGMVPIRENESLIAFFEGYVHKHTSFKEFVDKYDLALHRKHLKEAMADTESRNSSFELKTRCNFEVQLSKVYTKEIFKRFQSEVEGMYSCFNTKQVNVNGPIITYVVKERVEVEGNEREVRYYEVLFETTQVDIRCICSLFNYKGYLCRHALNVLNYNGVEEIPSRYILPRWSKDLKCRYRLDHNTGNIDVYDDPVHWHNHLHKRALSIVEEGAQSQEHYKIALQELEGLLNKFNAVDNDFV; encoded by the coding sequence ATGGAAGAAGTTTGTCTAAATAGTGAGCCGGTATTCGATGAAGGTGATGAGTATGATGTTGAAGGGGACTGCACTGTGGCGGAACATGATGATGAAACTGAGGAAACACAATTAAGAAAGGGACCCCCTTCACCAACTGTGGGTTTGGAGTTTGATTCTTTTGATGAAGCttatgatttttacaatatttatgcTAAAGAACAGGGTTTTGGCATCAGAGTGAGCAATTCATGGTTTAGATCTAAGAGAAAAGAGCGGTATAGGGCAAAACTTAGCTGCAGTAGTGCCGGTTTCAAGAAAAAGAGTGAAGCCAACAATCCAAGACCAGAAACAAGAACTGGTTGTCCTGCAATGATAGTCATCAAGCTGGTGGACTCCAAAAGGTGGAGGATAGTTGAAGTTGAGCTTGGGCACAACCATCAGGTCAGTCCACAAATCAAACGATTTTATAAGTCACATAAAAGGATGATTCTTGCAGCTAAAAAAGCACAACCACCACCTGAGCCTGTTGCAGAAATACACACCATTAAGCTGTATCGAACAGCTGTTATAAATACTGGCCATTATGAATACCCGAATTTCAGTGAAATTGAAGGTATCAATCCTGTTGATAACTCAAAACATTTGGAACTTAAAGAAGGAGATGCTCATGCAGTTTATAACTACTTTTGTCGCATGAAGCTGACAAATCCTAACTTCTTTTACTTGTTTGATCTTGATGATGATGGGCGCCTAAGGAATGTATTTTGGGCTGATGCGAGGTCTAGGGCTTCATATAGTTATTTTTGTGACACAGTTGCAATAGACACAACATGCTTGGCAAACAAATATGAGGTCCCTTTGCTATCGTTTGTTAGTGTGAACCACCATGGGCAGTCTGTGTTGTTAGGCTGTGGCTTCCTAGGACACGAGTCTGTAgagtattttgtttggattttaagAGCATGGCTTAAATGCATGCTTGGACGCCCTCCACAAGTGATTGTTACTGATCTGTGTAAACCCTTGCAAAGTGCAGTCTCTGAGGTTTTCCCAAATGCTCATCACTGCTATTGTATGTGGTATATCATGCAAAGAGTTCCAGAGAAGTTGGGAGGACTGAAGGGATTTGAAGCAATCAAAAGACAACTGAACAAAGCTGTGTATGATTCCTTGAAGATAGCAGAGTTTGAAACTTCTTGGGCCGACATGATCAAGTGGCACAAACTAGGGGATAATAAATGGCTTCAAGCACTGTATGAAGACAGGCAGTTGTGGGTTCCAGTTTACTTGAAAGACATTTTTTTTGCAGGAATGGTCCCTATCCGCGAAAATGAGAGCTTGATTGCCTTTTTTGAGGGTTATGTACATAAACATACGTCTTTTAAAGAATTTGTCGATAAGTATGATCTGGCCCTACATAGGAAGCACCTCAAAGAAGCCATGGCAGATACAGAGTCGAGAAATTCAAGCTTTGAGTTGAAAACAAGATGCAATTTTGAGGTGCAGCTCTCTAAGgtgtatacaaaagaaatttttaagaGGTTCCAGTCCGAGGTGGAAGGGATGTACTCTTGCTTCAACACGAAGCAGGTGAATGTCAATGGGCCTATAATAACATATGTAGTTAAAGAACGAGTTGAGGTCGAAGGAAACGAGAGGGAAGTAAGATATTATGAGGTTTTGTTCGAGACAACACAGGTGGATATCCGATGCATTTGCAGTTTGTTCAACTATAAAGGTTATCTATGCCGGCATGCATTAAATGTTCTTAATTATAATGGCGTTGAAGAAATCCCGTCTCGCTATATTCTGCCTCGTTGGAGTAAAGACTTAAAGTGCAGGTATCGTTTGGACCATAACACAGGGAACATTGATGTGTATGATGATCCAGTGCACTGGCACAATCATCTGCACAAACGTGCTCTATCGATTGTGGAAGAAGGCGCGCAGTCTCAGGAACACTATAAGATTGCATTGCAAGAATTAGAGGGGTTGTTAAACAAGTTTAATGCTGTAGATAATGACTTTGTATGA